Genomic segment of Acidimicrobiia bacterium:
TCCCCGCCGCCTCGGTGCGACGCCGGTCGCGTACTGCGGCTGTGGTGACCACCCGCCCGACGGCGGTGGTGCGCCCCACGCCGCGCTGGGCGGCGGCGGTGCGGCCGGTGGCGACGGCGGCGGCGGGGTCCATCCGGGCGGGGCCGGTGGCGGTGCCGGAGGACCGGGCTGCGTCTCCCACGGCGGGCGCGGGGAGGTGGGCGGCTGCGATTCGGACTCGTCGCTCACGCGCCCGCCAGCGTAGGCGCCGACGCGAGCAGGTCAGCTGTTGGTGGCGCGCTCCATGAAGCGCTCGCGGTCGACGATCACGCGGGTGATGCGACCGGCGGCGACGAGACCGTGCCCGTCGCTCACCGACACGCGGAAGTTGAGCCGGCGTCCCTCGACGGATTCGAGGATCGCCTCGGCCTGCACCTTGCCGCCGACGGCCGTCGGCGCGGTGTGGTCGAGCTGCACGCGGTAGCCGACGCTCGTCCGCCCTGCCGGCAGTCGGCCCTCGAGCGCGAGGACCGTGGCCTCCTCGGCGAGGAGCACGACACGCGGCGTCGCGAGCACGGGCACGTCGCCGCTTCCGAGCGCGATCGCGGTGTCGTCGTCGGACACGGTGAGGGTCGCGCTCCCGACGAGGCCGGGCTCGAGTTGCACCGGCGTACCATAGGCAGCCGGCCGTCACCGCGGCATACCGGTGCGGCAATTCCTCGCCCCTCCGATCCCGGAGCCGCACCGTGCTCGACGACGCCGTCCTCGAACGCACCCTGCACACCGCGCTGCGCAACGGCGGCGACTTCGCGGAGGTCTTCGCGGAAGATCGTCGCAGCTCGACCGCGCGACTCGACGACGGCAAGGTCGAGGAGCTCGTGTCCGGGCGCGACCGTGGTGCGGGAGTGCGCGTCGTGCGCGGCGACACCACCGGGTACGCGCACACCGCCGACCTGAGCGAGGACGGGCTCCGCGAGGCGGCCGAGGCTGCGGCCGCGGCGGCGCGCGGCGGTGGCGGTGGCTCGCGAGTGGTCGCGCTCGAACGTCGTGCCGTCGCGCCGCCGCACGAGGTGACGACGATGCCGGAGTCGGTCCCGAAGGGCCGCAAGGTCGAGGTCCTGCAGCGCGCCGACGACGTCGCCCGCTCCGAAGGCGACGCGATCCGGCAGGTCAGCGTGGGCTACGCCGACTCGCACCGGCACATCCTCGTCGCCAACTCCGACGGGCTGCTGACCGAGGACGACCAGGTGCGGACGCGCTTCATGGTGCAGTGCGTCGCGCTCGGGGACACCGGCATGCAGACGGGCATGGAAGGACCGGGCCGGACCGTCGGCTTCGAGATCTTCGACGAGATCGACCCGGACGAGGTCGCGCGCACCGCCGCGCGTCGCGCGATGACGATGCTGAACGCGCGGCCGGCTCCGTCCGGGAAGCTCCCCGTCGTGCTGAAGCGCGGCGCGGGCGGCGTGCTGTTCCACGAGGCGTGCGGTCACGGTCTGGAGGCGGACCTCGTCGCGCGTGACGCATCCGTGTTCCGCGGTCGCGTGGGCGAGCAGGTCGCGTCCCCACTCGTCACGCTGGTCGACGACGGGCGCCTCGCACGTGAGTGGGGTGCGTACGCGATCGACGACGAGGGCGCGCCGGCGCAGCGCAATGTCCTCATCGAGAACGGTGTCCTCACCGACTACATGTGGGATCTCCTGCGCGCGCGCAAGGACGGCCGCGCGAGCAGCGGCAACGGGCGGCGCGAGACGTACCAGCACCTCCCGATGGTGCGGATGACGAACACGTACCTCGAGCGCGGCGACGAGGACCCCGACGAGATCATCCGTCAGACGCCGTACGGCATCTACTGCGTCGCGCTCGGCGGGGGACAGGTCGACACCGCGTCCGGCGACTTCGTGTTCGGCATCACCGAGGCGTACATGATCGAGGACGGCCAGATCACCGAGCCGGTGCGCGCCGCGCAGCTGATCGGCAACGGCCCCGACACGCTCCGGCGCGTGGACGTCGTCGGCAACGACTTCGACACGTGGGCGGGCACGTGCGGCAAGGAGGGGCAAGGCGTGCCGGTCTCGTCCGGTCAGCCGACGTTGCGCGTGTCCGAGCTGACGGTCGGCGGGACGGCGGGATGAGCCCGCCCGACCTCCTCGACATCGCTCGGGCGGTCGCGTCGCGCGCGCGCGACGGCGAGCAGGTCGAGGCGCTCGTCGTCCGCTCCCGCGACACCGACGTGAAGGTCTTCGACGGCGACGTCGAGTCGCTGTCCGTCGCGGAGGTGGCGGGCGTGGGCGTGCGCGTCGTCACGGACCACCGGCAGGGCTACGCGTGGGCCGGGTCGCTCGACGACGCCGTCGTCGCCGACGCGCTCGCCGATGCACGCGACAACGCGTCGTTCGGCGCGCCTGACGAGTTCTACGGGCTCGCGACGCTCGACGACATCGCCGGTGTCGAGCCCGCGTCGCTCCACCTCTGGCGCGACGACCTCGCGTCCGTGGACACCGACACGAAGGTGCGCATGGCGCTCGAGCTCGAGGCCGCGACCCGCGCGGCCGATGCGCGTGTGCGTGGCGTCGAAGCGGCGTCCTACGGGGACGCGGCCGTCGAGACCGCGATCGCCACGTCCACGGGCGTCGAGGCGTCGAGCAGGCGCACGATGTGCGCCTGCTTCTCCTACGCGATGGCGGGCGAGGGAACCGCGACGCAGACTGGGTACGGGTTCTCGGTCGGACGCTCGCCCTCCGATCTCGAGCTCGCGACGGCGGCGCGTGACGCGGCCGACCGGGCTACGCGCCTGCTCGGCGCCGCGCAGCCGCCGTCGCGTCGTCTGCCCGTCGTGTTCGACCCGCTCGTGACGGCGTCGCTGCTGGGTCTCGTGGGCGCCGCGCTGAACGGGGAGTCCGTGCAGAAGGGCCGTTCGCTGTTCGTCGGGCGTGAGGGCGAGCAGGTCGCGTCGCCGTTGGTGACGGTCGTCGACGACCCGACGAACCCCGAGGCGTACGGCGCGTCGTCGTACGACGCGGAGGGCGTCCCGACCCGTCGCAACGACCTGATCGTCGACGGCGTGCTGCGGATGTTCCTCCACAACGTGTCGACCGCGCGACGGGCCGGGACGACGACGACCGGGTCCGCGGTGCGCGGGTTCAAGTCGACGCCCGGCGTCGGCGCGCGTGCGCTGCACCTCGCGCCGGGGACGAGCACCCCCGAGAAGATCCTGTGGTCGGTCCCCGAGGCGCTCTACGTGCAGTCCGTCAGCGGGCTGCACTCCGGAACGAACCCGGTGAGCGGCGACTTCTCGGTCGGCGCGACGGGTCTCATGGTGCGCGACGGCGCGTTCGCGGAGCCGGTCCGGGAGATCACCGTGGCATCCACGATCCAGCGCATGCTGCGGGACGTCGCCGCGGTCGGCGACGACCTGACGTGGCTTCCCGGCGGCGCCGCCGGCGTGACGCTGCTCGTGTCCGAGATGCAGATGAGCGGCAAGTAGCGACCGATCGGCTCCCCGGCCGCACCAGCCACGCCGCGTTGGTACACAAGTCGCGGTCATAGGCGCGAGTTGTGTACCAACAGGGCGGGTCAAGCGGAGGCGAGCGTGCCGCGTCGTTGCAGGATCGCGTCGAGCTCGGCCATCGCGGCCCACGGGTCGTCGCCGAACAGGACGACCTCCATCCCGAGTCGCCGGGCCGCGGCGACGTTCTCGGTGTTGTCGTCGACGAACACCGCGCGCTCCGGCGACGTCCCCATCCGCTCGCACGTCAGGACGTACACGCGCGGATCGGGCTTGCGCATCTTCACCTCGCTCGAGTCGACCACCGTGTCGAACAGCTCGTCGAGCGGGATCGTCGAGCGCCAGTGGTCGCCCCATTCCTTCACGTTGTTCGTGAGCAGCGCGACCTTCAGTCCGTCGGCCTTGAGCTCGCGCGCGCGGTGCACGACCTGCCAGTGCACGCCGATCGGCATCTCGGCGGAGAAGCGGCGGTAGGCGTCGAAGTCGATCGGCTTGCCGAGGACCTCGGGCGCACGCTCCATCACGCCTTTGAAGTACTCGTCGAGCGACAGCTCGCCGATCTCGAG
This window contains:
- a CDS encoding thioesterase family protein, with the protein product MQLEPGLVGSATLTVSDDDTAIALGSGDVPVLATPRVVLLAEEATVLALEGRLPAGRTSVGYRVQLDHTAPTAVGGKVQAEAILESVEGRRLNFRVSVSDGHGLVAAGRITRVIVDRERFMERATNS
- a CDS encoding TldD/PmbA family protein gives rise to the protein MLDDAVLERTLHTALRNGGDFAEVFAEDRRSSTARLDDGKVEELVSGRDRGAGVRVVRGDTTGYAHTADLSEDGLREAAEAAAAAARGGGGGSRVVALERRAVAPPHEVTTMPESVPKGRKVEVLQRADDVARSEGDAIRQVSVGYADSHRHILVANSDGLLTEDDQVRTRFMVQCVALGDTGMQTGMEGPGRTVGFEIFDEIDPDEVARTAARRAMTMLNARPAPSGKLPVVLKRGAGGVLFHEACGHGLEADLVARDASVFRGRVGEQVASPLVTLVDDGRLAREWGAYAIDDEGAPAQRNVLIENGVLTDYMWDLLRARKDGRASSGNGRRETYQHLPMVRMTNTYLERGDEDPDEIIRQTPYGIYCVALGGGQVDTASGDFVFGITEAYMIEDGQITEPVRAAQLIGNGPDTLRRVDVVGNDFDTWAGTCGKEGQGVPVSSGQPTLRVSELTVGGTAG
- a CDS encoding TldD/PmbA family protein, whose protein sequence is MSPPDLLDIARAVASRARDGEQVEALVVRSRDTDVKVFDGDVESLSVAEVAGVGVRVVTDHRQGYAWAGSLDDAVVADALADARDNASFGAPDEFYGLATLDDIAGVEPASLHLWRDDLASVDTDTKVRMALELEAATRAADARVRGVEAASYGDAAVETAIATSTGVEASSRRTMCACFSYAMAGEGTATQTGYGFSVGRSPSDLELATAARDAADRATRLLGAAQPPSRRLPVVFDPLVTASLLGLVGAALNGESVQKGRSLFVGREGEQVASPLVTVVDDPTNPEAYGASSYDAEGVPTRRNDLIVDGVLRMFLHNVSTARRAGTTTTGSAVRGFKSTPGVGARALHLAPGTSTPEKILWSVPEALYVQSVSGLHSGTNPVSGDFSVGATGLMVRDGAFAEPVREITVASTIQRMLRDVAAVGDDLTWLPGGAAGVTLLVSEMQMSGK
- a CDS encoding HAD family phosphatase, yielding MQPPIDAVVFDYGGVFSSPLFRGVGRFEADMGYPPGSILELLFGETAYIGVEGRSIVEDGAPPTLDGVPESAHAVTHDWHRLEIGELSLDEYFKGVMERAPEVLGKPIDFDAYRRFSAEMPIGVHWQVVHRARELKADGLKVALLTNNVKEWGDHWRSTIPLDELFDTVVDSSEVKMRKPDPRVYVLTCERMGTSPERAVFVDDNTENVAAARRLGMEVVLFGDDPWAAMAELDAILQRRGTLASA